From Eriocheir sinensis breed Jianghai 21 chromosome 37, ASM2467909v1, whole genome shotgun sequence, one genomic window encodes:
- the LOC127008398 gene encoding mucin-2-like gives MGVWLALVRVAAVGAAVMVLCRASPMPLEEEDEDLALFDDYDYSDYEAEMTRSGICVPGCPRDGAMLLDRTSCRHYFVCTKMQGELVMSRCGCPDARPVFNRYSRKCSRRARCRVSCPSHHHVFSNWTEITLGDSKCYAANPPPLPETTTTTTTTTTTTTTTPKTTTTTTTTPKTTTTTTPETTTTTTTTTPKTTTTTTPETTTTTTTTTPETTTTTTTPETTTTTTTPETTTTTTTPETTTTTTPETTTTTPETTTTTTTPETTTTTTTPETTTTTTPETTTTTTTTPETTTTTTTPSTTTTEPPATTFSTTESTTTTTTEEEEPEESTTDAPAPLTTTFPPPEEITEEEGFEEETTTELDTIIITTPSSCNITTTTSTTSDSLSTTSSSSPTASLQSPATLPATLQPSSSLPVSTNTLITTKPAPLPAGTNTLITTKPATLSPSASLPASTNTLISTKPAPFPAISTEPPTQPFPVTLPIIAAPPETPVSINTLITTKPAILPAILPAGINTLITTKPAALQSSYPTPDTSVSPVTLPVTNTLITTKPATLQSSYPTPDTSVSPVTLPITNTLITTKPATLQSSYPTPDTSVSPVTLPVTNTLITTKPAPSVPSPITLPAILDLQSPLPQSPSPLPATIQKPVPLPATIQIPSVIPATIQKPSVLPATIQKPSVLPATIQKPVPLPATIQKPTLLPANIQSPSALPATIQSPSALPATILSPSVLPVNIQSPSPLPATIQPSGILPAITTTTQVPDILTTSSSALPTSPPSPDAPALIPSIEDDSSFTLVDMVAADTMPAAFSALFGFTPTFQIPIIPKPTFTINTITFPTITLPTFPKPTIGTFTLPLFPKPSITFTTLPQKTIGIPILQKPSIVFSSGTTSSTARDSVSGDYVINTAPSSSANTNPEISPAPVNCNKVSCPAANARIPNPYDCNRYYKCIKTEDGRLEPRSFVCPATVPVFSPRLQLCVRGVKCKVLCGSEESTGESSGSQDGSQETGGESSQSPEESVTSVSPAGKPSTTDISEPGTTITNTAGTDEKKPTAPTCTIACAAPNMKIPDPRSCRFFYICRFTEDNKPSPIHVKCPSSRPVFSPTAGECVVKSPCVARCPASAAIVVSQDPLTPTEANTPDSSPDAITTAVTPSLPSPPSSVDCQPACLIPDSWLADPSDCHYFYVCHFLNDVVSQPKRIRCPLNRPVFDQTLGRCTEDAICKVSCDAPAPITTPDATDSSLCRPKCVIPNTKVPDPSDCKHYYLCILMGSLIPQPVRSRCPEATPFFDSSKRQCVEQAECKLACPQGDAITAAPSTLIPPVIGDPCSPRCGEPETVVPDPRDCNHYYMCLGGSPLAATRMKCPSHRPYFDSATTSCSELDTCKIICGENPAETTPALVGSPDTPINTPDTTITTTTHRPGLCKPKCLSHNSIVHDALDCHHFYLCSVREGGQIEATRVKCPEDRPVFNLQSSSCQQVGPCIITCADNIILPPATTELTTDASSPSAEDAATTTTTTSGSGDTSADSSSTPQSPGTTIDSSSTSDVAGNASSECEPQCTKTGELQADLSDCRRFFMCVYVDSLAPRPVRATCPQRKPVFDFDKKRCVEDAECYQPCATQTQPVTDLPTHTPAGPGQTPPTHTPAGPGQTPPTHTPAGPGQTPPTHTTAGPGQTPPTHTPAGPGQTPLTHTPAGPGQTPPTTSTAPDTDAPDQPTETEQTIVEEDECAPKCREVGELVGDPTDCRYYYSCSDLHGTLEPLRVLCPYDRPVFDRETLQCSNETGCEVACSPDDTQAQQDADQCSHVGYFAKSSSCVSLYSQCYQVGERLVKATKRCPPGLVFNSVATYPYCVPAEDCPYDPAVRGPAINATSCRHPGSFPRCTNCCSDFLRCEASEDGYAPVAARCPGGLVFNTDPRYPVCVRPQDCPRNEPASDRCEKEGYFPACQGCCKDYYHCTGDGRLLHHSCPEPLLFNPDPAHPYCVLPWRCPNISPGRPSP, from the exons ATGGGCGTGTGGCTGGCGCTGGTGCGGGTGGCGGCGGTGGGCGCGGCGGTGATGGTCCTCTGCAGAGCTTCGCCGATGCCcttggaggaagaggacgaggacctGGCTCTCTTTGACGACTACGATTACAGCGACTACGAGGCTGAGATG ACACGAAGTGGAATCTGTGTGCCCGGATGCCCTCGCGACGGCGCTATGCTGCTCGACCGGACTTCCTGCCGCCACTACTTCGTGTGCACCAAGATGCAGGGAGAACTGGTGATGTCGAGGTGCGGTTGTCCCGACGCGCGGCCAGTCTTCAACCGGTACAGCCGCAAGTGTTCCAGGCGTGCCCGGTGCCGCGTCTCCTGCCCATCACACCACCACGTCTTCAGCAACTGGACGGAGATCACCCTCGGGGACAGCAAGTGTTACGCAGCTAATCCCCCACCACTACCCgagactaccactaccaccaccactactactactactaccactactacccctaaaactactactactaccactactacccctaaaactactactactaccacgcctgaaactactactaccaccactaccactacacccaaaaccactaccactactacgcctgaaacgactactactactactactactacgcctgaaactactactaccactactacccctgaaactactactaccactactacccctgaaacgactactactactaccacccctgaaactactactactactacccctgaaactactactactacgcctgaaacgactactaccactactacccctgaaactactactaccactactacccctgaaactactaccactactacccctgaaactactactaccactactactactcccgaaactacaactactactactacgccttcCACCACGACCACTGAACCACCCGCTACCACATTTTCTACCAcggaatccaccaccaccaccactaccgaggAGGAAGAACCTGAGGAATCAACCACAGACGCTCCCGCCCCCCTAACAACCACCTTCCCCCCTCCTGAAGAAATCACTGAAGAAGAAGGGTTCGAAGAGGAGACAACCACAGAGTtagacaccatcatcatcacaacaccATCATCttgtaacatcaccaccaccacctccacgaccTCTgactccctctccaccacctcctcctcttcccctacagCCAGTCTTCagtcccctgccaccctgccgGCTACCCTGCAACCATCATCTAGTCTCCCTGTCAGTACTAACACCCTGATCACAACCAAGCCTGCCCCTCTCCCTGCTGGCACGAATACCCTGATCACAACCAAACCTGCCACCCTGTCACCATCAGCTAGTCTCCCTGCCAGTACTAACACTCTGATCTCTACCAAACCAGCTCCTTTCCCTGCCATCTCAACCGAGCCACCCActcaacccttccctgtcaccctgccgaTCATTGCTGCCCCACCTGAAACCCCTGTCAGTATAAATACGCTGATTACCACCAAGCCTGCCATCCTCCCTGCCATCCTACCTGCTGGGATTAACACCTTGATTACGACCAAACCGGCTGCACTCCAGTCGTCctatcccactcctgacaccagtgtatCGCCAGTCACACTCCCTGTAACAAATACCCTGATAACGACTAAACCAGCTACACTCCAGTCGTCctatcccactcctgacaccagtgtatCGCCGGTCACACTCCCTATCACGAATACCTTGATTACGACCAAACCGGCTACACTCCAGTCGTCctatcccactcctgacaccagtgtatCGCCAGTCACACTCCCTGTCACAAATACCCTGATAACAACTAAACCGGCCCCCAGCGTACCGTCACCGATTACCCTCCCTGCCATCCTGGATCTACAGTCACCCTTGCCACagtcaccctctcctctccctgccacCATTCAGAAACCAGTACCTCTCCCTGCCACCATTCAAATACCCTCCGTTATCCCTGCCACCATTCAGAAACCCTCCGTTCTCCCTGCCACCATTCAGAAACCCTCCGTTCTCCCTGCCACCATTCAGAAACCAGTGCCTCTCCCTGCCACCATTCAGAAACCAACACTTCTTCCTGCCAATATACAGTCACCCTCAGCTCTCCCTGCCACCATCCAGTCACCCTCAGCTCTCCCTGCCACTATACTATCACCATCAGTTCTCCCTGTAAATATCCAGTCACCATCCCCTCTCCCTGCCACCATCCAACCCTCTGGCATCCTCCctgccatcacaaccaccacacagGTCCCAGATATCCTCACCACCTCGTCCTCAGCTTTACCCACCTCCCCCCCTAGTCCCGATGCACCAGCCCTCATCCCATCCATCGAAGACGATTCTTCCTTCACGCTGGTGGACATGGTGGCGGCAGACACCATGCCCGCTGCCTTCTCTGCCCTCTTTGGCTTCACCCCGACATTCCAGATTCCCATCATCCCCAAACCCACCTTCACAATTAACACGATAACCTTCCCCACCATCACGCTTCCCACCTTCCCCAAGCCAACTATCGGTACGTTTACTTTGCCCCTATTCCCCAAACCCTCCATAACCTTTACCACACTCCCACAGAAAACGATCGGTATCCCCATCCTACAGAAGCCTTCCATTGTATTCTCGAGCGGAACGACCTCTTCGACTGCCAGGGATTCCGTCAGCGGGGATTACGTCATCAACACTGCCCCGTCCTCTAGCGCTAATACCAACCCGGAAATCTCACCTGCCCCTGTCAACTGTAATAAAGTGTCGTGTCCCGCTGCTAACGCCCGCATCCCCAACCCTTACGACTGCAACAGGTACTACAAGTGTATCAAGACAGAGGACGGTAGGCTGGAACCCCGCTCCTTCGTCTGTCCAGCTACTGTACCGGTCTTCAGCCCCAGACTGCAGCTCTGTGTCCGAGGGGTGAAGTGCAAGGTGTTGTGTGGCTCTGAGGAATCCACGGGCGAGTCATCTGGGTCTCAGGATGGCTCTCAAGAAACTGGAGGTGAGAGTTCTCAAAGTCCTGAAGAATCTGTCACCTCTGTAAGTCCTGCAGGAAAGCCCAGCACTACAGATATTTCAGAACCTGGAACCACCATTACCAATACTGCTGGTACTGATGAAAAAAAGCCCACAGCACCGACCTGCACCATAGCTTGTGCCGCACCTAACATGAAGATCCCTGACCCTCGCAGCTGCCGGTTCTTCTACATCTGTCGCTTTACGGAGGACAATAAGCCAAGCCCCATCCATGTCAAGTGTCCCAGCTCACGCCCTGTCTTTAGTCCCACAGCTGGAGAATGTGTGGTAAAGTCCCCTTGTGTGGCCCGATGCCCCGCCTCTGCCGCCATCGTCGTATCTCAAGACCCTCTCACCCCCACTGAAGCAAACACACCTGATTCATCTCCAGACGCAATCACTACAGCCgtcaccccatcccttccctctccaccctcctcaGTAGACTGTCAACCGGCTTGTTTAATTCCAGACTCCTGGTTAGCCGATCCATCAGACTGCCACTACTTCTATGTCTGTCACTTCCTGAATGACGTGGTGTCCCAGCCTAAACGCATCAGATGTCCCCTCAACCGGCCAGTCTTTGATCAAACTCTCGGTAGATGTACAGAAGATGCCATTTGTAAGGTCTCCTGTGATGCACCTGCCCCCATAACTACACCAGATGCTACAGACTCATCTTTGTGTCGTCCTAAATGCGTCATTCCCAACACCAAGGTGCCAGACCCATCCGACTGTAAACACTACTATCTCTGCATCCTGATGGGCAGTCTTATTCCCCAACCCGTCCGATCCAGATGTCCAGAGGCGACACCTTTCTTTGACAGCAGCAAGAGGCAATGTGTGGAGCAGGCCGAGTGCAAACTGGCATGCCCTCAAGGGGATGCTATTACTGCTGCTCCCTCCACCCTCATTCCTCCAGTGATTGGTGACCCGTGTTCTCCCAGGTGTGGGGAGCCTGAGACTGTAGTACCTGACCCCCGGGACTGCAATCACTACTACATGTGTCTGGGTGGCTCTCCCCTCGCGGCCACCAGAATGAAGTGTCCCTCTCACCGCCCTTACTTCGACTCCGCCACCACCAGCTGCTCAGAACTGGACACTTGTAAAATCATCTGTGGCGAGAATCCTGCAGAGACCACCCCTGCTCTTGTTGGCTCCCCGGACACACCCATCAACACCCCTgacacgaccatcaccaccacgacacaCCGGCCAGGCCTGTGCAAGCCCAAGTGTTTATCCCACAACTCAATCGTTCACGACGCCCTGGACTGCCACCACTTCTACTTGTGCtcagtaagggaaggaggacaaaTCGAAGCCACCCGCGTCAAGTGCCCAGAGGATCGCCCTGTTTTCAATCTACAGTCCTCCAGCTGCCAGCAAGTCGGGCCCTGCATCATCACGTGTGCCGACAACATCATCCTGCCCCCGGCCACCACGGAGCTCACCACAGACGCCTCAAGTCCTTCTGCTGAGGACGctgccactactaccactaccacttcaGGTTCTGGTGACACCTCAGCGGACAGCTCCAGCACACCCCAAAGCCCTGGAACCACCATCGACAGCTCCAGCACCTCAGATGTAGCCGGTAATGCCAGTAGTGAGTGTGAGCCGCAGTGCACCAAGACAGGCGAACTTCAGGCTGATCTTTCAGACTGTCGACGCTTCTTCATGTGCGTATACGTTGACAGTCTTGCCCCTCGGCCAGTCCGCGCCACGTGCCCGCAGCGCAAGCCAGTCTTTGATTTCGATAAGAAGCGTTGCGTCGAAGATGCTGAATGCTACCAGCCATGTGCCACACAGACCCAGCCTGTCACAgacctacccacccacacacccgctGGTCCAGGACAAacacctcccacccacacacctgctgGTCCAGGACAAacacctcccacccacacacccgcTGGTCCAGGACAAACACCTCCCACCCACACAACCGCTGGTCCAGGACAAacacctcccacccacacacccgcTGGTCCAGGACAAACacctctcacccacacacccgcTGGTCCAGGACAAAcacctcccaccacctccactgctCCTGACACTGACGCACCTGATCAACCAACAGAAACGGAGCAAACCATCGTGGAGGAAGATGAGTGTGCACCTAAGTGTAGGGAGGTGGGTGAGTTGGTTGGTGACCCCACAGACTGTCGCTACTACTACTCGTGCTCAGACCTGCATGGAACTCTGGAGCCCCTGCGTGTCCTGTGCCCCTACGATCGGCCTGTGTTTGACCGCGAGACTCTGCAGTGCAGCAACGAGACAGGCTGTGAGGTGGCCTGCTCCCCGGACGACACCCAGGCCCAGCAGGACGCCGACCAGTGTTCTCACGTTGGATATTTCGCCAAAAGCTCCTCCTGCGTGTCACTGTACAGTCAGTGTTACCAGGTCGGCGAACGGCTGGTCAAGGCCACAAAGCGCTGTCCTCCAGGGCTGGTATTCAACTCAGTCGCCACTTACCCGTACTGCGTGCCCGCTGAGGACTGCCCCTACGACCCGGCGGTGCGGGGCCCTGCCATCAACGCCACCAGCTGCCGCCACCCCGGCAGCTTCCCCCGCTGCACCAACTGCTGCTCAGACTTCCTGCGATGCGAGGCCTCCGAGGACGGATACGCTCCAGTGGCAGCACGGTGCCCCGGGGGACTTGTGTTCAACACTGACCCCCGCTACCCCGTGTGTGTACGGCCGCAGGACTGCCCCCGCAACGAGCCGGCCAGTGACCGCTGCGAGAAGGAGGGCTACTTCCCGGCGTGCCAGGGCTGCTGCAAAGACTACTACCACTGCACCGGCGATGGCCGCCTCCTGCACCACTCTTGCCCCGAGCCGCTCCTCTTTAACCCAGACCCCGCACACCCCTACTGTGTCCTCCCTTGGAGGTGCCCCAACATATCCCCGGGCCGCCCCAGCCCCTGA